Genomic window (Cyanobacteria bacterium GSL.Bin1):
TTCCAAGTCTTCCTTATACAAGATATTTTCGGTGTAGGGGACCCCAAAAATCAACCAGGCAAAGCCGTTAAACTTGTAGTCTTCATGCTTTTCTTCAAACATCCGCTGTAAGTAAGCGCGGAACGGTGCAATTCCGGTTCCCGTTGCCATCATAATGATATTGGCATTGGGATCTTCAGGTAACAGCATTTCTTTGCCCACAGGGCCGGTAATCGTGACATCAGCCCCTTTGTCAAGGTTGCAGAGATAGCTGGAACAAACTCCATAAATGGTTTCATTGGTTTCTGGATGTTGATAAACCAACTCCCGCACACAAAGGGAAACAGTATTATCATCGCCGTAATCCCCATGACGAGTGGAAGCAATGGAATATAACCGCAATTTGTGGGGTTTTCCTTTGTCGTCTTTGCCGGGAGGAATAATACCGATACTTTGCCCTTCCAGATACCGCAATTCGCTATCAGAAACGTCAAAGGTGAGGTGGCGAACGCGACCAACTCCGCCTTCTTTCACCAGTTCTCGGTTTTCAATACACTTACCGATTAAGGGGTTTTTCGGCTTGTAGATGTTAACTGGAACATCGGACTTACCTTTCGATTTGGATTTTGCTTTCGTATCAGTCATGGCTGCTTTCTTTTCTTGCTGCCCAACTGTCCCAGCCTGTTCTGAGTGATGATTGCCATTCAGGGGCTTGATACTCACAATTTTCCCACCCATGCGAGTAATGCGTTGCATTTCTTGGTTCATGCGGTTATAGGGAACCGTGATGTAAACACTGCCACTTTTACGAATTGGTGATTCGATTTGGTCAGTGACTGCATTTTGCTTTAAACCAACGACTTCATAAACAAAGAAGCGATTGGCATACTGCGTGTTATTAACTGTGTTAGCTGACGGGGTGGGACCGTACATGATTTTCTCTCTCCCAATTTCTGTTTTAACTTATTTTACAAAGATTATCTTTCAAAATGTGCGAAGAAGAATCCCGCTATAGCTTAGCTTAACGGGTAAATGAGGCTGATAACCGAAGCTTTAGTCAAGAGCGACTAACCTGATACCATAACTTGATCTAAATTGACACTATAGATGTTTTTCTAGTTCTGTGCTGTATTGGTCATAAGTTTTGGCACCGACAAGGGTTTCCACTTGTTCCCCGCCTTTGAAGAACATCACTGCGGGAATGCTTTTGATTTCAAAGCGTTTGGCAACGGATTTATGATCATCGAGATCGAGTTTCCGAATTTGAGCGCGATCGCTGTACGCTTCATTCAATTGATCGATCAAAGGCGCAACGAGTTTACACGGTCCGCACCAAGTCGCTGTA
Coding sequences:
- a CDS encoding ferredoxin-NADP reductase, with amino-acid sequence MYGPTPSANTVNNTQYANRFFVYEVVGLKQNAVTDQIESPIRKSGSVYITVPYNRMNQEMQRITRMGGKIVSIKPLNGNHHSEQAGTVGQQEKKAAMTDTKAKSKSKGKSDVPVNIYKPKNPLIGKCIENRELVKEGGVGRVRHLTFDVSDSELRYLEGQSIGIIPPGKDDKGKPHKLRLYSIASTRHGDYGDDNTVSLCVRELVYQHPETNETIYGVCSSYLCNLDKGADVTITGPVGKEMLLPEDPNANIIMMATGTGIAPFRAYLQRMFEEKHEDYKFNGFAWLIFGVPYTENILYKEDLEKLQEEFPNNFRLTYAISREQKTDDGKKMYIQNRVAQQVSEIWKLLQDEKTHAYICGLKGMEDGIDEALSAEAQKNGADWSDFQKSLKKAGRWHVETY
- the trxA gene encoding thioredoxin, whose amino-acid sequence is MAETAYIQSESELDELIASESVLVVDCTATWCGPCKLVAPLIDQLNEAYSDRAQIRKLDLDDHKSVAKRFEIKSIPAVMFFKGGEQVETLVGAKTYDQYSTELEKHL